The sequence TCGATTTCCTTTGCCTCTTTTGTTTATCCCCTGGTACGGTTCCTCGCTCCTCCGAGCGCAGAAGCAAAAGCCAGAAAAGTGACTCTCCAGAAAAACGAGGTCCCTGTCGGAGGCGCTAAGAACATCGTAGTCAACAATTCCCCTGCCATTGTCATTAACAGAGCGGGTAAGGGGTTTATCGCCTTCTCGAAGGTCTGCACCCATCTCGGGTGTCTCGTCGAATATGATAAAGACAACAACAGGTTGGTCTGCCCCTGTCATGCGG comes from Thermodesulfovibrionales bacterium and encodes:
- a CDS encoding ubiquinol-cytochrome c reductase iron-sulfur subunit, translating into MKRRNFLQALLALLGSISFASFVYPLVRFLAPPSAEAKARKVTLQKNEVPVGGAKNIVVNNSPAIVINRAGKGFIAFSKVCTHLGCLVEYDKDNNRLVCPCHAGIYDLEGNVLSGPPPKPLPKLPLRVEGDNIVIG